The genomic stretch ataaaattacaatatatctaatataaaatgaaatcaaataatatattcaatagtaaatataatataatatagtatatccAATAGTAAacataattcaataatataatctataatgaacgcaatttaataataataatcaacaaTCAAATAATAGACTTTATAATAGATgcacaattaaaaaaataggagatatgtaataataaatacaatctaTTGATATATCCaacagaataatataataattttttgtacctatatacatatatatatcttcacatatcttcattttttttatttaaatatctattagatatttaaagacagaattttttaaatatttttattaattaattaattaattaattaataattatatatatatatatatacatacaattatttaagaagaaataaatatttttcagacGTAAGCATGCTGCAAAAATCAACCGTGGTTATCATAACAACTCCAGAAAAACGTTTCAACGAAGAACCAAACGTTAAAGATAATTTAGAGATTTTCAGAAAGATTATACCACCAATAGCTAAGTTCGTTTGCAATGCAGTTTTATTGATAGTTACCGAGCCAGTCGATGTAATGTCTTACATTGCCTATAAATTCTCCAAATTTCCTCCAAATCGTGTACTTGGCGTTGGTACACTTCTAGACAGTGCAAGatttaaagatttaataagCCAAAAAATTGGAATAGCACAGTCGTCTATTAATTGCATGAGTATTGGTGCGCAAGGATCTATGTCTGGTAAATACtgttatttcgaatttattttctattctattaatgtgatacaaaatctttttttatttttgttaaataaatttattaacttttttcattatgaGCTGATATTTAAcgttacatttaattttgaaaaaataatatatatatatataagtaaataacaaCAAATAACGTATTTGTACTTGCATTTTATCGCAATGCATATTTTGTAAGCAAAcgtttaattaagaaaattataaattggaaataattgcaaaatatttcttcatatttaaaataagacatcaaaattataaaaaaaaaaaaaaaaaaaaaaaaaacaaatcaaaaatcaaaattaacgAAGAATAAACTGAAACAGTaattgaaagaatatatataacgtaatacTTATATTcgtgttttataattatgtatattttataaatgaaagtttttttttcttttttttttttttttcacattcttAATAACCgcgaatgatttttttatttaagataaaatatgaaaataataaaaagatcaaattaGAGTTgagcaaaataaaattaataacataaatataatattcaaaaagttaatacatttatcaatattattattatatattctacgtataatatatcaaaattttcttaaagttCCAATATGGTCGAGTATCGATGTGGCAGGTCTTAAATTAAGAGATATAAATCCTCGAATGGGTGAGCCAGATGATCCAGAAAAATGGTATGAAGTTACAGAAGCAATTCATCAAAGGTATTATATCTACTTAATCATAGAATCCATGAACTCATACCAACTATACAAGTACTATATCGACTGACTCATATTAATTAGATACTCGTACTagctataaaaatattatattgactcgtatattaattacaaaagtattatattacatgataatatattaactttgcatataatacttattcattttaactataaaaatacTACACCAACATACTcatattaattagatattcaTATTAACTAGAAAAATACTATATTACATCGACTTACTCATATTAATCATCTTATTCAtaccaattattatataaaagtattataataagacTTCATCTATTCATCTATTCATCTATTGATCTATTCAtaccaattattatataaaagtactATAATAAGActtattcatattaaataaatattcatactaattatgaaattacaaAATCTACTTATTCGTACTATTTAAACACTTATATCAACTGTATCAAATAACATTCATATTTATCTGTaagttttattacaaaaaaaaagaaaaaaaaaagaaaaaacaaaaacaaaaccaaaaagaaacaagaaaaaatccaaataaaattattctttcagtgataaaatattgaacgaaaagaaaggtgAAAAGGGTCCAAATTGTTGGGCTGTAGGTATCTGTACAGCTGAGATAGTCGATGCTGTTATCAGAAATACAAAAATCGTCTTACCAGTTTCCACTCATATACGTGTAAGTtaataagataagaaataattatatttaatttttatccatcaaacgttatattcttttcttcatttattaatatttaattagaattgCAGTCATGGTAAGGAAAAAGATGTTTATATGTCAGTACCCTGTGTGATTGGCCGAGAAGGTGTTCATTGTACAGTACGACAAAAATTAACCGATCAAGAAAAATTAGAGGTACAAGCTTGTGCCGATAGTATTAGAAATACATTACGTGAATGTGGTATTTTACAAGAAATCTATGAAGAActtgagaaataatatatgaaaaaaaatcgaataaaagttTCATCAGAACATGAATCATTCACGGAAACATTTTCAACACGTGTACGATACGGTCAATGATACGAAtgttagaaagaagaaagaagaagaaagaaggaagaagaaaaaaagagagagagagagagagaaaagaaaaatataaaatgcgTTAGAACGTTGGTAACCGGTTCCCTACGTGTTCGTGTATTTGATTGGATAGAATAAATGATAGTAGTCAGAATCGACTTCCTTGAAAACTGAACTACTGTACCAGTAAAATTATACTAAGGAAGTCTCACACTTACGAACCAGAGTTTCTGCTTTATATTTACGAGATATAAAGAATTCAGATCAGAATTGTTGTTAGTCCGGTGAAGCGAAGCgagaaatacgaaagaatGCCATAAAGTAAGACGTTGTTGATTTTAAGAATTAACGTTTCGAGACAGagttgcaataaaaaaaaaaaaaaagaatgtaaaaaaaatcaagttattcgaaatagaataaaattcattatttcacATTGGTgagttgaaaaatttcaacaattatcaaatatcaaaaaaaaacattccaTTGTCTATctacaaacagagagagaaagagagagagagagagagagaaattttatattattttattataatttataatatcgtactataatttataataagtagGAGGAGGGAGGTAATTGATAGCCATCGATCATCGGAAGCCATCTTAGTTACAACAGGTAAAACGGAAATTAAGTTTCTTGATGTTTTCGTAAACAACGTCTCCCACCTGTGCAAATGATGCAGCTGCCGATTGCATCCTCTCTTTCCTAtatgatcgataattttttcatcgagAGAACAGTTtcttatatgcatataaagtttctaatatatatacatatatatatatatatatatatatatatatatatatattatatttttttatgaaatttttgaactactttcataaaaaaatttcgcaAAAATAAACCGTTCTTTCTAatactatttaaaatattcctatagaatttgaattttatccgtacgatattttctaaaatgttTAATCTTCAAagatttcgttatttttacattttgttttttgctttttttttttttttttgtcgaaacCGTATTAAATCATATCGAACCCAAAATTACTCATAAATCTTCGTTACGTATagtccaatatatatatatatatatatatatatatatatatatatatatagatcaatTTATGAAATGAGGAAAGTTGAagtttctgaaaaaaaaattaagaaaactCCGTCTGCATgcaattcttttcattttaattattaatagcaatttaaatatttcgacaAAATTTTTGTCATTTCCGTATTTGCGTATGAAATTTTTcgtgaatattataa from Vespa velutina chromosome 21, iVesVel2.1, whole genome shotgun sequence encodes the following:
- the LOC124956364 gene encoding L-lactate dehydrogenase-like, with protein sequence MDETMEKENNVTNNIKIEDNYKTDDECDEIDQIPITTTTTKNALITTMLGPCEVYPHRVKVSIVGVGKVGMACAIAILMRKMASEICLFDKDGSKANAEAEDIQHAGIFLGNPLVTGTSDVSMLQKSTVVIITTPEKRFNEEPNVKDNLEIFRKIIPPIAKFVCNAVLLIVTEPVDVMSYIAYKFSKFPPNRVLGVGTLLDSARFKDLISQKIGIAQSSINCMSIGAQGSMSVPIWSSIDVAGLKLRDINPRMGEPDDPEKWYEVTEAIHQSDKILNEKKGEKGPNCWAVGICTAEIVDAVIRNTKIVLPVSTHIRNCSHGKEKDVYMSVPCVIGREGVHCTVRQKLTDQEKLEVQACADSIRNTLRECGILQEIYEELEK